The Gopherus evgoodei ecotype Sinaloan lineage chromosome 4, rGopEvg1_v1.p, whole genome shotgun sequence nucleotide sequence gacaaaatGCGAGTCCTGAGTCTGACTTTGACACAAGGAAGTGAGCGGGTGAAGGAATAAGCAAGCCCTCTAACAACCCTTCTCAATTTGCTGTAGGGGCTGAGTCATGGCAGCTGTCACATTTACACTGACCTACCAGTTATTTTGCATAGGGTGCAAGATTTGTTCAGCTGTGCAGTTGTTAAACTTATGATGTTCATTCTTTTTTGGAGAGGGGaagagctgctgcaggaggatTTTCTCCCTGCCTTATTTGTCTAACTAGAGTCAGTTCttgaggcagagctgctgccattgGTGTCTGGGCTGGGATTCCTGGAAGAGGTTGTTGCTCATGGGCTGTTTCCAACCACCTTTGTGCCAGGAATGAGGTACATACATAACACAAGTCAACAGGTTACATTAACATTAGCCTGAGGCTCTGAAAGTTGCTGACATTTGCCACCACTTGGCTGCTGGGTGCATCAAGGGCACCCAGACATTTTACAGCTGTGAGTAAAGATAAATTGGTCCTTACCCAGGGAAACAAGGGCCTGGTAATTCCTCAGCATCTGGTCCCggtacagctgctgctctggctgggatAGGAGCTCCCACTCCTCCCGGGTGAAATACAGAGCGACGTCCTCAAacgccacctggagctgctggcaaCAAGCGTTACACACTCAGCACCTTccgctccagcccccagcccggaATCTCAGCAGGGGACGCGGTTTCTAGGGGAGCTCCCAGGGATAACACCCAGCCCAGCAGCTGTGACCCAGGGAGActctccccaaccccccagttcccccaggaaggggacagagagcaggtgacacctttgcccaggaagctgaacaaaggcagGGAGCAGGAGACGCTGAGGAGTGACAGAgtttcaggagctggctggggaatggaaGAGAACCCAGACAGAGCTCTGACCCCCGAATGGGGCTGTGGTGTCCCTGAGgtcccaagatggacctaactggggaAGATCCTGTTGTCcgtgcctgcaagacctgtcttggactgtgttcctgtcgtctaaataaaccttctgctttagtggctggctgagaatcatagtgaatcgcaggaagccaggGGTGTGGGGCCTTGTgtccccccacactctgtgacacatgGTTTGCCAGACTGATCAGCTAAGCCAATACTGACAACCTatatgaaaaggctgcaaaacaccattATGCATCAACATGCAGAACACTTTATAAACCCCTCACTctcaaagccaattttagaagaaccgaatgaggctgttaagaatgctggagacacaagtCAGCTCATGTGAACCAGCCTGGCTGTGGCATCGTACTTGCCATTTAAACAAGAGacaccacacactacaaactggaggccaacgTTAAGTGCATTATCACTTGTTAATCCCGAAGCAGGACACTGGTTTGGAACAAGACTAGCAAACACTCACTAGCTTTCTGAAAAAAACTCGGCTGACTCtctagaagcatgtggtgcaacagtgaaagaatCAGGAGAATTATCTCACCTAGCGCCCGGGCTGCGCTGGTGCAAAGCGGGATCCCCGGGCCCTGCCTGGCCGAGCCGAGCCGCTGCCGGCCCCGTGGTCACTAGCGCGGGAGGGACCCAGGTCCCGGCCCCCTCGGCTCGGCCCCCAGCCGGGACCAGCCAGTGCCCGGCCGGGGAGTCCCCGCCCCGCGTCCTACCTGCGCCGGCCCCGCTGCAGCCATCGCCGGGCTCGGCTCCGGCCCCGGCCGCTTCCTCCGCCCGGGCAGCGACTTCCAGCCCAGCGGCCACTGCTGCCTCCCCGGGGCCGCTTCTCGGCCgctccccgccctggggctgcagccgggACCCGCCTGCGCACGGgccgggctgggacccaggagtccgggctggCTCCGCTCTGCCCCGCGGCTGCTGCCTCCCCGGGGTCGCTTCCAGCCGGACTGGCCCGAGGAGGCCCCGCCCCGCTCGCTGGACGCTGCGGAACCGGCTCAAGCCCCTCCCCGCCCTCCAAGGGCCCCGAGGCTGCGCTGCCCCGGCTCCAGCAGCCGGGGGAGGCCCCAGCGCAGGGACCTTGCGGACCAGCCCCCTGAGGCCCGGCTGGGAGCATCTGCCGCAGGGCGGGGGAacgggggcagggactggccggAGGCTGCGCCAGACAATCCGCTGCCCGTGCCCAGCGCACCGGACAGGCTCCTCAGCGGGGGATTAGTTACAAAACTGGATACAAAGCAACAGGCAGCAATTTCTCTCGCCTCCATCGAGCTGTTCGCTCCCGGGCGCTTCTGTGACGGCTGCtcggaggaggtgagggctgcagcaggggagaaatCCCCAGTAGCAGCTGCTGCGGAAGCGGTTCACTGGTACCTcccggtgccccccttcctggagTGCGGGGCCCCCAGGGAAGGGCAGGAGCCTGGAGTCAAAGGGGATCCTCGGTTTGTtcctgggaaggagggggcggaGGGGACTGGCCCCCCAGAAGTGTTACTTATGTGACAAAGCGATGCCCATTGTCTGGGGGGATCCAGATACCCTCCCCGAGCTGGCCAGGTTAAAGCAGCTCCTCCCCGGTCAGAGACTTCAGTGCGGGCAGCTGCCGCATGCTCAGAACCTCCGCCTGTTCACATACCTCCGCACTCTGGAGAGAAGCGTTGCTACCGCATTCAGCCATCAATCAGCGAGAGAGGCACTGTGAGGCTCCTCCTATGCACAGCATGGCATGTGTACAATGGCTTCTCCATTGTCATCGGCTTTTAACCTGCTTGAGAGCAGCGTGGAGCAACCTTGATGCGGGACCTTCGTGCCTGCTAACACCGGTAACCCTTTCCACAACCTATCCGCCTGGGTTCTGCATTTTGTACCTTTCTACacggagcagggccagctccaggcaccgtgcAGCAAGCAGGTGTCTGGGGCGGCCAATGAAGACGGGCGGCACGTTCAGCTATTCAGCAGCGAGTCCCTCTCGGAAGGAGGGACCTGCCCCCGAAGAATGAAGCCGCACGGTGGAGCTGttcaccaaagtgctgccgacCATGATTGCGGCTTCCCCccccactgcttggggcggcaaaaactctGGAGCCGGTCCTGACAGGGAGTAACACCAGCTCGAAGCCCCCTGCATCAAGTGATCGTTCACACACATTGCGATCACAGCGGGCTATCTGagcagcttggctctttgtgagGATTTCCTGAACTATTCCCATCATAGTCTTTAAAGCTTCCCcaaaccagggccagctttaggaagtgcagagcTGGATTCAAATAGTTTAGAAGGGGCCTCCGTAGGGATGACTCACCCAgtggcgctctgggtcttcggggcaggtccttcactcactacaggtcttcggtggcactgaaggacccaccgccaaagtgccactgaagacccggagtgagtgaaggacccgcagcCGAAGCGCCACCGAAACCCGgagcgccaccaggtgagtaaaaatgaaaaaggtgcctaagttaggcactcttctttagggtgcggggcctgattcaggggaattggcctaaagctggacCTGCCCCAAACTTTTGCGCAAGTTCAGTCATAAGCTCCTCCTCTGCCTCAGAGCCACCCTCCAGGGCCTCTCCAGTGAGATCCAGGGGCCCTCTGACTTTTCTTCCACTTAGGAGATGAAATGGGGCACTCCAGGGTAAGCAAATAGACAAGGGAACATTACATCCCAGTCACTCAGCCTCTTGACTGCATATGTTCCTGTTGAAGGTAGATTTTAGAGTCCTGATGAACCTCTCAACTAAACTGATCTCTGGATGGTATCGGGCAAATTTCAATTTACCCTGCACATAGaatcagaagattagggttggaagagacctcaggaggtcatctagtccagtggtctcCAACATGGGGTGTGCACACCCTAGGGGGTGCGCAAGAGGATCATTGGAGGTGCACGGTAGGAGgaccactttttttcttttttcttttttggttcagCAGTTTGGGTGGGAGTTCGAGCGTTTTttcggggtttttttttttgcttcagcctGGCAGAGGGTTGtgtgctcaaaatttttttatTGATGGGGtgcgcgatcaaaaaagtttggagaaccactgatctagtccaactctaggtaacccatttcactGCTCCACCACCCTACTAGTGAAATagtgcttcctaatatccaacctagatctcttccactgcaacctgagaccattgcttcttgttctgtctgcgaccactgagaacagccgagctccatcctctttggaaccccctttcaggtagttggaaTCCCCGGTTattaaatccctcctcactcttctcttctgcccagtaccctcagcttctcctcctaagtcatgtgccccagccgccaaataatttttgttaccctccgctggactctcacAAAATAGCTGCCCCTCTTCTCAGAGTTTGCCACTGGGAATTCAGAGACATATTCCCTTTTGATACAGGTCACAATATTAATAGGGTTGGATGATGATGTTATCTTATTTCCCACCAACACACGGGGGAGCCGAGAAATTCTTAAGAAATCCCACATTGAAAATACCCCTTAAACCTTCCCACTCTCATTCAATGTCACCTAAAGGCTCCACGGTTTTCAACTTCCCCAAGACCAGGAGTTTTACACCCGCCCCTAGAATATCACCCTCTTTAATCCCATCTTTCCTGACTAGAGACATCTGTGCTCCAGTGTCTCCCTAGCCCTGGCACACGCTACCATTTACCCTGGCCTTTGTAATAAACTCTTGGTCTGGCTCCAGGTCAGAGCTGCCAAAATTAACTAGAACTCTGGCTGCCCGCACTGAAGTCTCTGACTGGAGAGGAGCTGCTTTAACCTGGCCAGCTCGAGGAGGGTATCTGGATCCCCCCCAGACAATGGGCATCGCTTTGTCACATAAGTAACACTTCCGTGGGGCCAGTCCCCTccgccccctcctccttcccaggaaCAAACCGAGGATCCCCTTTGACTCCAGGCTCCTGCCCTTCCCTGGGGGCCCCGCActccaggaaggggggcaccgggAGATACCAGTGAACCGCTTCCGCAGCTGCTGCTACTGGGGATTTCTCCCCGGctgcagccctcacctcctccgaGCAGCCGTCACAGAAGCGCCCGGGAGCGAACAGCTCGATGGAGGCGAGAGAAATTGCTGCCCGTTGCTTTGTATCCAGTTTTGTAACTAATCCCCCGCTGAGGAGCCTGTCCGGTGCGCTGGGCACGGGCAGCGGATTGTCTGGCGCAGCCTccggccagtccctgcccccgtTCCCCCGCCCTGCGGCAGAGGCTCCCAGCCGGGCCGCGGGGCTGGGCCGGAAGGTCCCTGCGCTTGGGGCCTGCCCCGGCCGCTGGAGCCGGCAGCGCAGGCGCGGGGCGGAGCGGGCCCGTGCGCAGGCGGGTCCCGGCTGCAGCCCCGGGGCGGGGAGCGGGCGAGGGGCGGCCCCGGGGAGGCAGCAGCCGCCGCGGGGCGGGAAGTCGCTGCCCGGGCGGAGGAAGCGGCCGGGGCCGGAGCCGAGCCCGGCGATGGCTGCAGCGGGGCCGGCGCAGGTAGGACGCGGGGCGGGGACTCCCCGGCCGGGCACTGGCTGGTCCCGGCTGGGGGCCGAGCCGAGGGGGCCGGGACCCGGGTCCCTCCCGCGCTAGTGACCGCGGGGCCGGGGGCTGCAGGAGCGGCGCGGGGAAGCCCTGGCCGGGCGGAGCGGGGCTGAGCACAGGCCTGGGGCGGAGGCGGGAGGAGGAGCCTGTTTCCTGCCCTGGGATTCGGGCCCGTCCCAGAGCCCCGTGGGGAGCCGAGGGCGACTCCTGTCCCGGCCAGCAGGGCCCCGGGTCCTTGCGGGAGCTGTGCGGGgtgggggagtctccctgggtcACAGGTGCTGGGCGGGGGGTTCCCTGGGAGTCGCTCCCCTAGAAACCGCGTCCCCTGCTGAGACtccgggctgggggctggagcggAAGGTGCTGAGTGTGTAACGCTTgtgccagcagctccaggtggcgtTTGAGGACGTCGCTCTGTATTTCACCCGGGAGGAGTGGGAGCTCCTatcccagccagagcagcagctgtaccGGGACCAGATGCTGAGGAATTACCAGGCCCTTGTTTCCCTGGGTAAGGATGAGCTCGGCGCCCTATTGTGCTGGGTTgcaccaacatttaaaaaaatgagtccCTGCTCCCAAAACTTTAGTAATAAAACTGATTCTTTCCCTCTGAACAGGCTATTCAGGTTCAACACCAGACTTAATCAACCGAATAGAATTAGGAGAGGCAGAGCTTTGGATCTGGGATGCCGAGAAATCCAGGCAAAGCTCTGGGCCTGAGAGCCCCTCCTCAGGTGAGTCATAATAATCCAGCCCCTTCTAATTTACTCACCTGCTAGTGGAGGGCTCCTTAATGTAGAAGGCAAAGGCAGAGCGAGATCCATTGGCTAGGAACTGAAGGAGACGAATGGAGGCTGGGAATTAGGGGCCACGGTTTACCTGGGAGGGGAATGAACCATTGGGAGAGCTCCCCTAGGGACaggttggattctccatcactgtcagTCTGTCAGTGGAGACACGGCATCTCTTTCTAAAGCCCTGCTCTAACTCAGCCAGCAGTTACTGGGCCTGAGGCAGGAATGACTGGGGGAGATTCTCTGGCTGGGATAGGCAGGAAGCCAGGCTGGATGGGCACAATGAGCCTGTCTGGCCTTTATATCTATGAATCCTAGAAATCATAGacatgtagaactggaagggaccttggtagatcatctagtccagtcccctgcaccgaggcagggctaagtattatctagtccatccctgacaggtgtctgtctaaacTGTTCTTAGAAATCTctgatgatggagattccacaacctcccaaggtaATTTTTTTCCACTTCTTAACTACCCTCAgagtttggaagtttttcctaaatctcccttgctgcaatataatcccattatttcttgtcctggcctcagtggataaggagaacaatttatcaccttccTGTTGGTAACAGTATTTTACGGTCTCAAAAACTGTTATCaggtcaccccccaccccagtcttctcttctccaaactaaacaaactcaattttttcaatctttcctcatgggtcatgttttttagatctttaatcattcttgctgctctccACTGatcctctccagtttgtccacatcctttctgaagtgtggggtccagaactggacacactaatCCAGCTGAGACTTTACCAGTGCTgactagagtggaagaattacttctctcatcttgcttgcaacactcctcCTAATACCATCCCAGaataatatttgccttttttccttcaaaaaactattccactgttgactcatatttagtttgtgatccactataaccccataTGGTTCTCTGCTGTATTCCTTTCTAGccgtcatttcccattctgtctTTGTGTAATTGATTATTCCTACCCAAGTGTAGTACTTGGCATATGGGCTtatagaatttcatcctatttaattccaaccatttccccagtttgtcaaggtcattttgaattctaattctctGCTCTAatgtgcttgcaatccctccgaGCTTTAAATTGTCCGTAAACTTTGAATGTGTTCTCTATGCCATTACCAAATCATATATGAAGctgttgaatagaactggacccaggaccgaTCTCTGCGGGCTCTCTCTTGATATACCCTTGCAGCTCATTTGTGAACCATAACAAGTACTTTGAGTGtgggttttccaaccagttgtgcaccaacCTTATAATAGGCTTGCCTAAGATatgtttctctagtttgtttatgacaaggtcatgTAAGACAgtttcaaaagccttactaaagtcaagatgtgACATCTGCTGCTTTTGTcctatctacaaggcttgttCGCTGTCAAAAAAGGATGTTAGGTTcgtttgacataatttgttcctgacaaatccatgctgactgttacttataaTACTTTTACTCCTGGGGAGATTCTGCGTGACTTTTGCCCGCAGAAAACGGCTCCCCCGCAGAATTCCTCTGCCTCCCTGCAGAAAACACCAGGGAAGCAACGGTGTGGGGAACATGACCAGGTTGCAGTTTTTTAGGGGGGATTGCTCCCTCCAACAGAGGTGAGGCATGAGGGTTTGGGGGGTGGGTTGGAGGGGTTTGAAGGGATGACAAGTCACTCAGGGGTTGTGTGATGTAAGCTGAAAAACATGTTTGTAATTTTTTGCAACCCAATCAGTGACACTGCTAAGCTGGAAGGGGTGAATGGCCTGCTTTCCTCACCATCATGACAGGGAGTGGGGGCAaatctgggtggccctggaaccCCGCAGGCCAGGTCTCAATACCCGGAGTGAGGTGTTGGGTCCAGCCCTGTCGGACAGGTGCCACCATTGCAGGGTGAGGCACCAATCCAAGAAATAGTCACGGACAAATGGGGAAATCGCTCATCCATGACATTTTTCCATGCTTGACAAGCCTGTAGCCTTAACCATGAGCTAACACTGGGATTGCCTCTGCTCTCTCCAGCAGGGCACGAGATCCTGGGAGAAACGAGGACATGGTCTGAATGTGGGGAGAGCGCAGCAGGAATGCAGAATCCCACATCCCATAGAGGGATCCATGCACAGGACGCAGTCCATCCCCGGGGTAGACTCCACCAGAAACTGGACCTATCTACACACCAGACACTCCCCATGGGCCAGCGCCCCCACCGCTGCATCAATTGCGGCAAGAGATTCAGCAGTCCCTCTGCACTGACCCAGCACCAGTGCATGCATACCGGGGAGATGCTGCATCGCTGTGCTGACTGTGGCAGGAGCTTCAGACAGTCCTCAATCCTGAGAATACACCGGCGTACACACATCAGGGAGAGGCCATACTGCTGCACTGACTGTGGCAAGGGCTTTGCACGGAGCTCAAACCTAAGAATACACCAGCGCAcacacaccggggagcggccacATCACTGTGCTGACTGCGGCAAGAGCTTTGCAGACAGCTCAACCTTGAGAAGACACCAGCGCCtgcacaccggggagcggccgcATCGCTGTGCTGACTGCGGCAAGACCTTTGCACGGAACTCAAGCCTGAGAACACACCAGCGCCTGCACACCAGGGAACAGCCGTACTGCTGTGCTGACTGTGGCAAGGGCTTTGCACGGCACTCAAGCCTGAGAACACATCAGCGCGCACACACTGGGGAGCGGTCGTACCACTGTGCTGACTGTGGTAAGATGTTCAGCAGTGGCAAGACGCTGACCCGTCACCAGCCCACGGACGCTGGGGAGCGGCCTCATCGCTGTGCTGACTGCGGCAAGGGCTTTGCACGGAGCTCACATCTGAGAACACACGAGCGCACACACACAGGAGAGCGGCCGCATCGCTGTGCTGACTGTGGCAAGGGCTTTGCACAGATTGCACACCTGAGAGTCCATCAGCGCAcacacaccggggagcggccacATCTCTGTGCTGACTGCGGCAAAGGCTTTGCACAGATTGCACACCTGAGGGCACACCAGCGCATGCACACCGGGGAGCggctgcagcactgtgctgactGCAGCAAGGGCTTTGCAGAGAGCTCAAAGGCGAGAAGACAACAGCGCGcacacactggggagcggccatacCACTGCGCTGACTGTGGCAAGGGCTTTGCAGAGAGCTCACATCTGAGAAGACACCAGCGCAcacacactggggagcggccacaCCACTGTGCTGACTGTGGCAAGGGCTTTGCACAGATTGCACACCTGAGAGCACACCAGCGCACACACACTGGAGAGCGGCCGCACCGCTGTGCTAACTGCGGAAAGGGCTTTGTCCAGATTTCACACCTGAGAGTACATCAACGCAcacacaccggggagcggcctcACTGTTGTGCTGACTGTGGCAAGGGCTTTGTCCAGATTTCACACCTGAGAGTACATCGGTTCACgcacactggggagcggccccaTCACTGTGCTGACTGCGGCAAGGGCTTTGCACAGATTTCACACCTGAGAAGACACCAGTGCACACACCAGGGAGTGGCTGCACCACTGTGACAGTTCTGGGAAGAACTTCAGCAGAACCAGTGCACTGACCAAGCAGAGGTGCATGCACACTGGGGAGAGGCCATTCTGATGCCCTGACTACAGCAAGAGCTTTGCATGGGCCTCTTTGATATCATGTTGGTGCATTCACAGCTGAGAgtggcagtgcagctgtgctgactgGAGCAAGTACTTTGCTAGATTGGCCAATGTCACCTGGCACCAAGTCACTCACACCAATGCCCTTCTGCCAATGCCAGGGCCTGAGGGGCTTCTGGCAGCCAGGTGGAACTGGCACAGCACCAGCAGATGGAGATCAGGGAGTGGTCCTGTCCCTGTAGTGCCCAGCAGAGACTGTGTGGGGCAAGGAAGGAGACTTGGTTCAGCAGTATGGGAAAGAGCAGACAGGTGGAGGGAATTTGGAGCAGATGTTCACAGCCTACGTCATTAGGGAGCTCTCCCTTGCCATGTAGGTGGGATCCAGCTAGGGCATTCGCTTTCTTTCTGTCCAAACTCACTCACGCATCACGCACAACCCCTCCCATCTAGATGAGATTAAGTCgggaactcccccccccccccccacctccctcggTTCCAACCAGCGGGTGACTCTTGGGTAACATCCAGAGGTAGGATTTGCAGTCCTGTCTCAGCATGGATTGGGAGTGGAGCAGGACAGCCCAGTGTGTGTGGTTGAAAGGAGACTCAGGAACTGCTCATGCCGTCTACTTTAAATAGAAACGTGATGAAGAAGAACTACGTACCTAATGTGTAACACAGGTCTGTCTAGCCAGGTGTTTCTTTGCTATTAAAGAAGCTGATGCGTTCACACGGCATGTGGAGAAGCCAGTGTGAAGTGTAAATCTTTAAGGTGAACCAATTAAAGTGTTCCAAGGCCTAACTGACCATGAGGCCGGATGAACGGTGTGACTGTCAGGTGCTCAGAGGGAGTTTtccattactcctgggggaattctgcacgtAAAAATACTGtgaacaatgttttaaaattctgcataatttatttatcaaaataacactgtataatcacactagtttcaattattttgctaatttatttaaaaaaatccctgtcagcaagtatgtcggTAACAATACAGATGGCAAAAAAGATTCATGAGGTGTTTTTGACAAAtggattccttactaggcatattaatacaaaactttgagtaataattcatgtAAAATACAATATAGAGATATATTTcccgcacccctcagaagcagtgcaaaggcttgcgGGAGTCAGGTAACGGAGgagtgagggagagggaaataattgcTGGGAGGATCCTGGGAGTGAACCAGGAGAGTTCTTGGGTGTGGGTGGCAGAAGTATAGAGAAGATTTGAGGGGGTGGgagattcctagagcagatcatttaacaaaacatcccatcttgagaATCCACCAAgacctttgtaaattgttccaaaatGGTTAATTACGTTCAGTGCCAGAAATGGGTGCCCTAGTTCCAATCTGAATGTGTcctgcttcaacttccagccactggatcatgttatacctttgtcaGCAAGATTGATGagcccattatgaaatatttgttccctatgtgatacttacagactgtaagcAAGTCACCCCGTGGCTTTTCTTTGTTAAAGGAAACGGGGAGTTCTGAGAGTTCATGGGATCCCATGGAACATAGCCGTGCCCTGAGCCTTGTGCGTAACTTTCCCAGGGCAGACCCCAAGAATTCTGGTTCTAGGGCTTCTGGGAGGCACCCCGGAAAGTAGGGAAGTCACAGGGGTCAGGTCAGCTAGGAGCAGTCACTGGGCTGCTCCCCGACTAGCTTTGCTGCCTGGCAACTAGTAGGCCCAGCTGCCTGATTGATTGCAGGGTCTGACTGGCCACCGGGCCAGCAGCCTGGTTGATAAGTCCAGCAACAACAGCAGAGCACCGACTGCTCAACGTGTTCCTTGGCTGCAGCTGCGCTGGGTCCTGCCCCTGCTGTGCTGTGTCTagctctgctcctgctccagccccagcctgcaccTACGCCTGCCCCAGGCCCAGTCCCAGCTCCATGCTGGCTTTGGACTCCCAGCTCCGACCCTTGGCTGTGCCTCCTGACTGTGACTCGTTACCCTTCGGCTTAGACTTTGGCTTCTATCTCCCAGCTCCGACCTTTGGCTCTGCCTCAGGACCCGTCTCTTCTGAGTTCAGACTCTTGCTCTGCCCATTAGGCCAGAGCACCCACGACTCGGCCAGTGACAGAAACGACAGGGGACTGGGACCCGCtgggtggagggctggggagaCAGGGCACAGCGAGATTGGACAGGGTGAgacagggactggctggacaagaaAACGGGCTAAGAACCAGTAGTGGGAGGGGGAGATACAGATCAGATGAGGAACTGgggggaactgggactggctgggcaaggagaacCTGGGACTTGCTGGAAAGATGAGTGGGACTGGACTGAGGAGCcacaggtggggaagaggcaggactggAAGAGGCTGGAGGGAACAGGGCAGAAGGGGACAAGCTTCGGGGAATTGAGCTGCTGATTCCTGATGGCAAGAGCTGGATTTATCCCTGGCTGGGCTGTGCACGGAAATAAGAGGGCAGGTCGGG carries:
- the LOC115651413 gene encoding zinc finger protein 436-like isoform X1 — protein: MAAAGPAQQLQVAFEDVALYFTREEWELLSQPEQQLYRDQMLRNYQALVSLGYSGSTPDLINRIELGEAELWIWDAEKSRQSSGPESPSSEISDDGDSTTSQAGHEILGETRTWSECGESAAGMQNPTSHRGIHAQDAVHPRGRLHQKLDLSTHQTLPMGQRPHRCINCGKRFSSPSALTQHQCMHTGEMLHRCADCGRSFRQSSILRIHRRTHIRERPYCCTDCGKGFARSSNLRIHQRTHTGERPHHCADCGKSFADSSTLRRHQRLHTGERPHRCADCGKTFARNSSLRTHQRLHTREQPYCCADCGKGFARHSSLRTHQRAHTGERSYHCADCGKMFSSGKTLTRHQPTDAGERPHRCADCGKGFARSSHLRTHERTHTGERPHRCADCGKGFAQIAHLRVHQRTHTGERPHLCADCGKGFAQIAHLRAHQRMHTGERLQHCADCSKGFAESSKARRQQRAHTGERPYHCADCGKGFAESSHLRRHQRTHTGERPHHCADCGKGFAQIAHLRAHQRTHTGERPHRCANCGKGFVQISHLRVHQRTHTGERPHCCADCGKGFVQISHLRVHRFTHTGERPHHCADCGKGFAQISHLRRHQCTHQGVAAPL
- the LOC115651413 gene encoding zinc finger protein 436-like isoform X2 — encoded protein: MAAAGPAQLQVAFEDVALYFTREEWELLSQPEQQLYRDQMLRNYQALVSLGYSGSTPDLINRIELGEAELWIWDAEKSRQSSGPESPSSEISDDGDSTTSQAGHEILGETRTWSECGESAAGMQNPTSHRGIHAQDAVHPRGRLHQKLDLSTHQTLPMGQRPHRCINCGKRFSSPSALTQHQCMHTGEMLHRCADCGRSFRQSSILRIHRRTHIRERPYCCTDCGKGFARSSNLRIHQRTHTGERPHHCADCGKSFADSSTLRRHQRLHTGERPHRCADCGKTFARNSSLRTHQRLHTREQPYCCADCGKGFARHSSLRTHQRAHTGERSYHCADCGKMFSSGKTLTRHQPTDAGERPHRCADCGKGFARSSHLRTHERTHTGERPHRCADCGKGFAQIAHLRVHQRTHTGERPHLCADCGKGFAQIAHLRAHQRMHTGERLQHCADCSKGFAESSKARRQQRAHTGERPYHCADCGKGFAESSHLRRHQRTHTGERPHHCADCGKGFAQIAHLRAHQRTHTGERPHRCANCGKGFVQISHLRVHQRTHTGERPHCCADCGKGFVQISHLRVHRFTHTGERPHHCADCGKGFAQISHLRRHQCTHQGVAAPL
- the LOC115651413 gene encoding zinc finger protein 436-like isoform X3, with amino-acid sequence MAAAGPAQQLQVAFEDVALYFTREEWELLSQPEQQLYRDQMLRNYQALVSLGYSGSTPDLINRIELGEAELWIWDAEKSRQSSGPESPSSAGHEILGETRTWSECGESAAGMQNPTSHRGIHAQDAVHPRGRLHQKLDLSTHQTLPMGQRPHRCINCGKRFSSPSALTQHQCMHTGEMLHRCADCGRSFRQSSILRIHRRTHIRERPYCCTDCGKGFARSSNLRIHQRTHTGERPHHCADCGKSFADSSTLRRHQRLHTGERPHRCADCGKTFARNSSLRTHQRLHTREQPYCCADCGKGFARHSSLRTHQRAHTGERSYHCADCGKMFSSGKTLTRHQPTDAGERPHRCADCGKGFARSSHLRTHERTHTGERPHRCADCGKGFAQIAHLRVHQRTHTGERPHLCADCGKGFAQIAHLRAHQRMHTGERLQHCADCSKGFAESSKARRQQRAHTGERPYHCADCGKGFAESSHLRRHQRTHTGERPHHCADCGKGFAQIAHLRAHQRTHTGERPHRCANCGKGFVQISHLRVHQRTHTGERPHCCADCGKGFVQISHLRVHRFTHTGERPHHCADCGKGFAQISHLRRHQCTHQGVAAPL
- the LOC115651413 gene encoding zinc finger protein 436-like isoform X4, which translates into the protein MAAAGPAQQLQVAFEDVALYFTREEWELLSQPEQQLYRDQMLRNYQALVSLGYSGSTPDLINRIELGEAELWIWDAEKSRQSSGPESPSSGHEILGETRTWSECGESAAGMQNPTSHRGIHAQDAVHPRGRLHQKLDLSTHQTLPMGQRPHRCINCGKRFSSPSALTQHQCMHTGEMLHRCADCGRSFRQSSILRIHRRTHIRERPYCCTDCGKGFARSSNLRIHQRTHTGERPHHCADCGKSFADSSTLRRHQRLHTGERPHRCADCGKTFARNSSLRTHQRLHTREQPYCCADCGKGFARHSSLRTHQRAHTGERSYHCADCGKMFSSGKTLTRHQPTDAGERPHRCADCGKGFARSSHLRTHERTHTGERPHRCADCGKGFAQIAHLRVHQRTHTGERPHLCADCGKGFAQIAHLRAHQRMHTGERLQHCADCSKGFAESSKARRQQRAHTGERPYHCADCGKGFAESSHLRRHQRTHTGERPHHCADCGKGFAQIAHLRAHQRTHTGERPHRCANCGKGFVQISHLRVHQRTHTGERPHCCADCGKGFVQISHLRVHRFTHTGERPHHCADCGKGFAQISHLRRHQCTHQGVAAPL